The following coding sequences lie in one Heliangelus exortis chromosome 6, bHelExo1.hap1, whole genome shotgun sequence genomic window:
- the HAT1 gene encoding histone acetyltransferase type B catalytic subunit isoform X1: MAGLTAMEKKLAEYKCNTNEAIQLKLVRFPEDLEDENTTFNPEYSHQVFGDDEVAFGYKGLKILLYYIAGNLSTLFRIEYTSKVNEKFDCVEADDVESKIREIIPPGFCTNTDDFVSLLEKEVNFKPFGMLLHTYSVHNEEAGEDITYQIYKADMTCPGFREYHERLQTFLMWFIETASFIDVDDERWNYFLVFEKYNKDGATLFATVGYMTVYNYYVYPDKTRPRVSQMLILPPFQGEGHGAQLLETVHRYYMSSPAVLDITAEDPSENYVKLRDFVLVKLCQDLLCFSPGKLMQGFSQEMVMEAQQKLKINKQHTRRVYEILRLRATDMGDAEQSRSYRLDVKRRLIGPYKKKQRELAKMRRCLRPEELTNQLNQIDLNMQHEQLEESFQQLVSDYRRVLERLAQA; the protein is encoded by the exons ATGGCGG gaCTTACTGCTATGGAGAAGAAGCTGGCAGAATACAAGTGTAATACAAATGAAGCAATTCAGCTGAAGTTAG ttcgCTTTCCTGAGGATTTGGAGGATGAGAACACCACATTTAATCCAGAGTACAGCCATCAAGTCTTTGGAGATGA tgAAGTTGCTTTTGGCTACAAGGGACTGAAGATCCTCTTGTACTATATTGCTGGTAACCTCTCAACGCTCTTCCGCATCGAATACACGTCTAAAGTTAATGAGAAGTTTGACTGTGTGGAG GCAGATGATGTTGAAAGTAAGATTAGAGAAATAATTCCTCCAGGTTTTTGCACAAATACAGATGACTTTGTGTCTCTGCTGGAGAAGGAGGTCAATTTCAAGCCCTTTGGAATGCTGCTGCACACATATTCTGTTCATAATGAGGAAGCTGGTGAAGATATAACATACCAGATATACAAG GCTGACATGACATGTCCAGGCTTTCGAGAATATCATGAAAGGCTTCAGACGTTCTTGATGTGGTTTATTGAAACTGCTAGCTTTATTGATGTAGATGATGAAAGATGGAACTACTTTCTAGT ATTTGAGAAGTATAATAAGGATGGAGCTACTCTCTTTGCGACCGTAGGCTACATGACAGTCTATAATTACTATGTGTACCCAGACAAAACTCGGCCACGTGTAAG CCAGATGCTGATATTGCCACCATTCCAAGGAGAAGGCCATGGTGCTCAGCTGCTTGAAACAGTTCATAGATACTACATGTCTTCTCCTGCTGTACTTGATATAACAG cTGAAGATCCATCTGAAAACTATGTGAAGCTAAGAGACTTTGTTCTTGTAAAGCTCTGTCAagatttgctttgcttttccccagGAAAGTTAATGCAAGGTTTCAGTCAAGAAATGGTGATGGAAGCTcagcaaaaactgaaaataaataag CAACACACAAGAAGAGTTTATGAAATTCTCCGATTGCGTGCAACAGATATGGGTGATGCAGAGCAGTCCAGAAGCTATCGGTTGGATGTTAAAAGAAGACTGATTGGCCCCTATAAG aaaaagcagagagaactTGCCAAGATGAGAAGGTGTCTAAGACCAGAAGAGCTGACGAATCAGTTGAACCAAATAGACCTAAACATGCAACATGAACAGTTAGAAGAGAGCTTCCAACAACTTGTTTCAGATTACCGAAGAGTCCTAGAACGACTTGCACAAGCTTGA
- the HAT1 gene encoding histone acetyltransferase type B catalytic subunit isoform X2, whose amino-acid sequence MEKKLAEYKCNTNEAIQLKLVRFPEDLEDENTTFNPEYSHQVFGDDEVAFGYKGLKILLYYIAGNLSTLFRIEYTSKVNEKFDCVEADDVESKIREIIPPGFCTNTDDFVSLLEKEVNFKPFGMLLHTYSVHNEEAGEDITYQIYKADMTCPGFREYHERLQTFLMWFIETASFIDVDDERWNYFLVFEKYNKDGATLFATVGYMTVYNYYVYPDKTRPRVSQMLILPPFQGEGHGAQLLETVHRYYMSSPAVLDITAEDPSENYVKLRDFVLVKLCQDLLCFSPGKLMQGFSQEMVMEAQQKLKINKQHTRRVYEILRLRATDMGDAEQSRSYRLDVKRRLIGPYKKKQRELAKMRRCLRPEELTNQLNQIDLNMQHEQLEESFQQLVSDYRRVLERLAQA is encoded by the exons ATGGAGAAGAAGCTGGCAGAATACAAGTGTAATACAAATGAAGCAATTCAGCTGAAGTTAG ttcgCTTTCCTGAGGATTTGGAGGATGAGAACACCACATTTAATCCAGAGTACAGCCATCAAGTCTTTGGAGATGA tgAAGTTGCTTTTGGCTACAAGGGACTGAAGATCCTCTTGTACTATATTGCTGGTAACCTCTCAACGCTCTTCCGCATCGAATACACGTCTAAAGTTAATGAGAAGTTTGACTGTGTGGAG GCAGATGATGTTGAAAGTAAGATTAGAGAAATAATTCCTCCAGGTTTTTGCACAAATACAGATGACTTTGTGTCTCTGCTGGAGAAGGAGGTCAATTTCAAGCCCTTTGGAATGCTGCTGCACACATATTCTGTTCATAATGAGGAAGCTGGTGAAGATATAACATACCAGATATACAAG GCTGACATGACATGTCCAGGCTTTCGAGAATATCATGAAAGGCTTCAGACGTTCTTGATGTGGTTTATTGAAACTGCTAGCTTTATTGATGTAGATGATGAAAGATGGAACTACTTTCTAGT ATTTGAGAAGTATAATAAGGATGGAGCTACTCTCTTTGCGACCGTAGGCTACATGACAGTCTATAATTACTATGTGTACCCAGACAAAACTCGGCCACGTGTAAG CCAGATGCTGATATTGCCACCATTCCAAGGAGAAGGCCATGGTGCTCAGCTGCTTGAAACAGTTCATAGATACTACATGTCTTCTCCTGCTGTACTTGATATAACAG cTGAAGATCCATCTGAAAACTATGTGAAGCTAAGAGACTTTGTTCTTGTAAAGCTCTGTCAagatttgctttgcttttccccagGAAAGTTAATGCAAGGTTTCAGTCAAGAAATGGTGATGGAAGCTcagcaaaaactgaaaataaataag CAACACACAAGAAGAGTTTATGAAATTCTCCGATTGCGTGCAACAGATATGGGTGATGCAGAGCAGTCCAGAAGCTATCGGTTGGATGTTAAAAGAAGACTGATTGGCCCCTATAAG aaaaagcagagagaactTGCCAAGATGAGAAGGTGTCTAAGACCAGAAGAGCTGACGAATCAGTTGAACCAAATAGACCTAAACATGCAACATGAACAGTTAGAAGAGAGCTTCCAACAACTTGTTTCAGATTACCGAAGAGTCCTAGAACGACTTGCACAAGCTTGA